The nucleotide window ATACTTTCGTGTGGATAGATTGTCTCACATTCCTACCGCCAAAAGAACCACCCACATGGACAACTGGTAAAGTAcgttaacattttattttattcaacattTGGCTTGTAGAGGTCACAAGAAAGTTTCCTGATTCAAACACTAATTTCTGCCAGAAGTAGAATTCAATACAATTCAATGTCAAGGTTCCAGGCAAATCCAATCCCTGCATTGTGGTACATTTCCTACCCATATTTCGCACTGGCACCATGGTGTCTTTAATGCAATCAAATCTAACTTTACTTGTCACATGCAACGAAtataacaagtgtagaccttaccgtgaaattcttacttacaagcccttaaccaacagtgcagttcaagaagagttaagaaatatttaccaaataaactaaagtaaaaaattatttaaaaacgTAATTATAACAAGGCgacatacaggggataccggtaccgagtcagtgtgcgggggtacaggttagttgaggtaatttgtacatgtaggtaggggtgaagtaactatgcatagataataaacagcaagtagcagcagtgtacaaaacaaatggaagagAGTGTAAAGTTGTTATGGAGCcatttggtcctagacttggcgctctggtaccgcttgccgtgcggtaatgATTGCGTTCCGACCTCAATGCAGTTCAAGTCTTAAACAAGCGTAACGGTTGGGTCGGTATCTTCTGGCAAGGTATATCACATCCCTTGACTAACAAACTAGTTAGCTACCGATCAGTTTTCCAGCCAGGTGAGAaaccactagctagctaacgtaaactaGCCAATTCAATCAAgatttgctaacgttagctagcataatttaatgtttataactagttaccAAATTCAACACCCGGCTTGTTAGTTAAACGTATCCAACCTTCATCAACATACGGACAATATTGACTATAAGATACGGGGGCTGTCTTTGATAGAAACCAAGTAAAAGGATACTGTCATTAACCCAACAAAATCCTGAGTCGTTCTTTCCCGTTTCTGCCGCAGCCATATTGAATCAACCGCCACTCCCAAGATGCCACGGGGTGCAAGGTTTTTCTTCTTTGGGATTTGATTGGCTGATCGAATTCAACTTTTACAtgcatacaccgccacctactgtactggagtgtaaAGCCAGGCACGGTCTAACGACATTACATTCTCTTCATTAGTCTTGTTCCTCTAGTCTAAGAAGTGAAACACCACCACATACAGTCATTACGATGCCAACggcctgggaggacgggacaccacccctcaacacaccttgtaacttttctgaagtcaaatctcgtaTACCCAAATCcatctctgcagctgccactacaaaatatattttctgtgatttacattccatttctgcagtacagttgataaccattgctatgaacgctaagaagccaaccttactgaataATAAATCACTATTTTGATAACCATtgtgttacggatacaggtattctgtgtgtatcctgtgtgtgtttcttttctctccttctcccctactcacaggtgacatcatcattccccaatcagtcatcaatcagtcgctaatcagaagacacctgctccttttctcctacccaatcacattccctttcccttggtttaaaaaccctgtcagttgtgtTCTCTAGAGCGCAATTCTCTTTGTCAATGCCATATGTCTGTAGAGCTCTTGTTTGGTttgcaactacatgtcactttgtccccacctgtgagtattggttttgttatggtgtttgagtgtttctttgatagtgggaaaagggggtaaccagacaggtcgcccatgggcatacactacccgtaggtaaactttgttaaatacactagttagaactgggtggaccacccactgtaattttggttagttagctgttggtgaagtaggctagtctagcttaggggtgtttgtggatacttattatttctttccttgggtccagctcagcccctcttcctgctccccccattaccgtgtgtttgtaaataaaccctgagtgtttgacggtagataTTAGTTGTCGTGGTTATTTCGTTCTCACTCTTACTttgtcactactataatttgaatgagttatgttacgggtcccattaccatcccccctagattgTCGGGCCAAAGAGATTCGTAACACATTGCTATGAACGCTATGAAACCAACCTTActgaataataaataaatatcccTTTGTGCTGGCACAAATCTACTACTCACTCAGCATACTACACCTTCTACACTACTCTGACTCTGGCCACTTCAACCTGCCTCTCGCAGGAGGCCCTTGGTACTCCtccactgtaaaaaaatatattagaagctatagaaatgcatttattactTAGTTTTGACATTTATTCTATtgcagacaccttaatgcatacttttaaattatatgtgaactaaacatacaaatataaaacattttactTTTAGAGTACTAATGTTAccgtccccactacaacaaaataCTGAAATGTGtgtcattttgtccttgaaattttttattgaaatactgtagaattccattaattccagtggaggactgctcctactggggagtgccaatatggccggcCGGTTGCTTCAAAGCCTCAACGGCCAATACATAGCATACGCAATCGAGGGTTTATATACGTTATGGGATAAAAACAATGTAAATcaggggtcttcaaccttttcttgcACAGGGACCCCGTCCCAGGCAAATTAGCAACCTAGGGACCCCCAtcctatacagtgcatttggaaagttttcagacccgttccctttttccccattttttttttttttaccgttACAGCCTTATGTTAAAgttgattaaattacatttctttcctcatcaatctacacacaataccccataatgacaaagtgaaaacaggtttttagattttttttgcaaatgtattaaaaataaaaaacataccttatttacagaagtattcagacactttgctaagagacttgaaattgagctcaggtgcatcctgtttacattgatcatcgttgagatgtttctacaacttgattggagtcaacctctggtaaattcaattgattgaacacgatttggaaagggacagacctgtctatataacgtcccacagttgacagtgattgtcagaggtcaaaggaattgtccgtacagctccaagacaggatagtgtcgaggcacagatctgggaaagggtaccaaaacatttatgcagcattgaaggtccccaaggacacagtggCACCCTTATTCTTAAatcgaagaagtttggaaccagcaagactcttcctagagctggccaaactgagcaatcggggccttggtcagggaggtgaccaagaacccaatgggaactctgacagagctccagagttcctctgtgaaatgggagaatcttccagaaggacaaccatctctgtagcactccaccaatctggcctttacggtagattggccagacggaagtcactcctcagtaaaaggcacatgacagcccacttggagtttgccaaaaggaacctaaaggactcagatcatgagaaacaagatcctctggtctAATGGCCTTAAcgccaagcgtcaagtctggaggaaacctggcaacatccctatggtgaagcctggtggtggcagcatcatgctgtggggacgtttttcagcggcagggaattggagactagtcaggatctagggaaagatgaacagagcaaagtacagtgagatccttgatgaaaaccatcTCCAGAGTGCTCATAACCTCAGACTGGGGtcctgcaaatgcatccaacaagtttgtagagtcacaaactTGATGTAGCCAGCTCTattctttaaggaatacctaggataggataaagtaatccttctaaccccccccccccccccccccttaaaagatttagatgcactattgtaaagtggttgttccactggatatcataaggtgaatgcaccaatttgtaagtcgctctggataagagcgtctgctaaatgacttaaatgtaaatgtagtcattgcatgcttggaatatgggaccaaacattaaactttttacacatttttaaaataaaaatattgaaaTAATATAATTCCAAAAATGTCCTAAAGATTTTGAACATACAatacagctcagtatttgaaCTATTTACTTTATATAgacattattgctcatctttatcaagggtgtcaatcattttgatcccactgtatatacagtaccagtcacacctactcattcaagggtttttctttatttgaaaatgtttctacattgtacaataatagtgaagacatcaaactgctttatgaggtagtcacctggaatgcatttcaattaacaggtgtgccttgttaaaagttaaattgtggaatttatttccttctaaatgcgtttgagccaatcagttgtgttgtgaccaagtccatattatggcaagaacagctcaaataagcaaagagaaacaacagtccaacattactttaagacatcagtcaatccagaaaatttcaagaactttccaaatttcttcaagtgcagttgctaaaaccatcaagcgctatgatgaaactggctctcatgaggaccgccacaggaaaggaagacccagagttacctctgctgcagaggataagttcattagagttaactgcacctcagattgcagcacaaataaatgcttcacagagttcaagtaaaggaaacatctcaacatcaactgttcagaggagactacgtgaatcaggtcttcatggtcgaattgctgcaaataaaccactactaaaggacaccaataagaagaatatACTtgctgggccaagaaacacaagcaatgggacattagacctgtggaaatctgtcctttggtctgatgagtccaaatttgcgatttttttgttccaaccgccgtgtctttgtgagatgcagagttggtgaacggatgatctctgcagcacccgatgtcacaggaaggccaaaaagatcatcaaggacaacaaccacccgagccactgcctgttcaccccgctatcacccagaaggcgaggtcagtacagctgcatcaaatctgggacagagagactgaaaaacagcatctcaaggccatcagactgttaaacagccatcactaacatagagtggccgctgccaacatacagactcaaatctctggccactttaataaatgtaataaatagatttaataaaggtatcactagtcgctttaaataacgccactttaataatgtctacatatcctacattattactcgtctcatatgtatatactgtattctataccatctactgcatcttgcctatgccgcatggtcatcgctcatccatatatatttatatatacatattcttattcatctctttacatttgtgtgtataaggtagtcgtgaatttgttagattacttgttagatattactgcattgtcggaactagaagcataagcatttcgctacactcgcattaacgatctgctaaccatgtgtatgtgaccaataaaatatgatttgatttgtgtggtttccaccgtgaagcatggtggaggagatgtgatggtgtggtggtgctttgctggtgacactgtctgtgatttatttagaattcgaggcacacttaaccagcatggctactacagcattctgcagtgatagtCCCTCTAaggcaaaccagatgagatggcatatcatttgtttttaaacaggacaatgacccaacacaccttcagactgtgtaagggctatttgatcaaggaggagagtgatggagtgctgcatcagatgacctggcctccacaatcacccgacctcaacccagttgagatggtttgggatgagttggacagcagagtgaaggaaaagcagcaaacaagtgctcagcatatgtgggaactccttcaagacagttcgaaaagcattccaggtgaagctggttgagagaatgccaaaaatgtgcaaagctatcatcacggcaaagggtggctactttgaagaatctcaaacatataatgtattttgatttgttgaacacttttttggttactacatgattccatatgtgctatttcatagttttgttgtcttcactattattgtacaatgtagaaaataatacaaattaagaaatacccttgaatgagtaggtgtgtccaaacttttgactggtactgtatatacacacacacccattacATTTTGGATAGATAGTACTCAAACATCTACATAGTGTTTTCAGTAATAACTATTACCGATAATGAGCTTTTTAATCCCACCCCTCTGCtattcaatcaaatttatttatgaaGCCTTACATcagttgatgtcacaaagtgctgtacagaaacccagcctaaaaccccaaacagcaagcaatgcaggtgtagaagcagggtggctaggaaaaactccctagaaaggccagaacctaggaagaaacctagagaggaaccaggctatgaggggtggccagtcctcttctggctgtgtggagattataacagaacatggccaagatgttcaaatgttcatagatgaccagcagggtcaaataataataatcacagtggttgttgagggtgcaaaaggtcagcacctcaggagtaaatgtcagttggcttttcatagccgatcattcagagtatctcttccgctcctgctgtctctattCTCAGCCCATTCCACCAATCTCCGTATTATGTATTATTAACATGGTAAATATAATATAGTATTTGTAAGCTTTGGACATTTTCTACTCCAAACACATAACTGACCAGAAGAACAGTGTGTTAATAGCAATGTGTCCATTGTTATATTTACTATGACAAAACTATTCAAACATGCCGGAGGTCATATGGCAGCTAAAGCCAAATGCTGATATTCCTTATTATGAAATATGTCCGCTCAAAGCAGCCTTTGCCCACAGCTGCaaccaccagtgtgtgtgtgtgtgtatggggttGGAGGGAGGGGGTTGAACTAGGGGGAGTTGTTGCAGTGAGAGCGAAAGCACGGTACAGATTATGAGGTCTGGTAGTTTATGCTATTTGCTTCTCTTTTTACAGGTGAATGTTGACATGTGGGGAGAAGTGTTCATGGTGCTAAAGACATCAGGACCTGGTGAGATAATAAATCAAAGATAACCACATTGATCAAGATTGTAGCTATTATGACATCATTTCACCTTATTGAGCCAGATGGCTCTCAGGAGTTAACATGGGACGTTGTCAATATGGAGTGGGGTTTACAAATTCGACTTGAATAGTACATACAGCAATATAAGCCTTAGAGACATCTGTGGATTTAGATCAAGGACTGTTAGCaggtcaatttttttttttttttagcaaattGTTTTGAGCAAATTGTTTAATATGTAGTCAACAGGGAATCCGATGGACTCATGGCGAGCTAAATTTATCTCCTGAGAAATATTAGGTGTGGCATTAATGATAAAGATTAGAATTAAGACTTGTTTATGTGCAGAAGATTTAATAGATCCTTGTGAGCCCCTAGGAGTGCTATTTTTGTTTATCAATTTCAAATACTTAATATGTGATAGTAAAACCAGCATACAGTATTTCATGACTTGATGTTCAAAACATGAATATGAAGGTGATGTTCCAGTGGTCATCGGTCATTTAAGACACCTCTCTCATGCCAATAATATATACCAACAATACGTGTTGTTTTGATGGAATAAACCACAAAGACAAAGGCATGTGAGAAAGTTTGGACTTTACTTGATCACTGTTGACATTTCACAAGAAGATCATATTGTGTGACTGCTTGGAAGTGTGTCTCATCTGTGGCACATCTCCTATTCAGCTGCTTCCTTGCCCTGCAAAAGAATAGAAAATATCACATCTATTTACTAATACAATTCTGCTTGCTTTTAACGTGATTTACCTATGATGATTTCCAGTAAAGTTAtagatacagtatttatatcaaTGGGATTAACCTGTTGttagaataaaatataaatacaaattgATAAAATAATCAAAATTAAGATCTAGTAAGTGAATCACTTATAGGAATATGTTTTTTACATTCCACAGAAGTGTCTTTTTTTTGTACTTCAACTTTCCAGCGTCACGGCTGTTGGCTCACAGCTTGTTGACCTGGGACTCAGCGATGTCAGCACGCTCCTGAGCTTCCTCCAGCTCATGGTGCACCTTCCTGAACCTGGACAGGTGAGTGTTGGCCTGCACCTCCTTGgaaaatgtcatttaaaaaattaCGGATATTATGAAACCCAATAAATAACCACAAAATAGATTTTGATCTCTGAATTTTTGTTATGCTTACAGAGATTAACATCCATTCTTTACTTTTCTTTGTCTCAAAGGACCAGGACATATAGTAACTACTGTATTATGTTTTTCAAACCGTACATAACATTGATGAAACTGTGCACGTCGATCAAATACGTTTCGGCATGGAACCAAATCTGTGCATCGTGAGATACAGTGtgatatactatactatattctACTTACAGCCTCCTCAGCTTGTCTCTTGTAGGCCTTCACTTTGAGCTGGAGCTTGTCCACCAGATCCTGGAGCCTGTTCACATACTTCTTATTCTTCTTCAGTCTGTGGCATTATAGACATTCTCAATAATGCTTCTCGAGATACAAAATTTAAAGCCCTATACACTGTATCTACAGTGATGGATATCGTGAAAATAAAGATTAGATACCTGGTAGGTGAACTCCTTGACTCTTCTCTCATATTTGCAGACAACTTTAATAGCATCACCTCCACATCTTTGTTCAGCTTCAACCTCATGCACCTGGAATATTGATACAATATTATCTCAATAAATAATCTATTTTCCCATGTTTATTTTCCCACTTTTCCACACACATAGATACCTCTTTAACTCCAGTCCAAGCATTTGAAAAAGAGAACAACTGATTAAATTTTAAGCTAAGATTTATAACGCTGTTGCACTTTTACTTTTATGTGTTAAAAAGTATTCTGCACTCATCCCACATGGCATAAAGTAGCAATAATAAACATTAAAATTAAAATATGATATAGTTTTGACTTCACTTTATGTTCTTATTAGGACAAATAAAGCATCTTGCTCTTTCATGCTCCCCCACAATCCAGATTGCCtaatgcagtggttcccaaacttcttatagtcccgtaccacttcaaacattcaacctccagctgcgtacccacACTAGCACCAGAGTCATCaaactctcaaatgttgttttttgccatcattgtaagcctgccacacacacactatacgatatatttattaaacataagaatgagcttttgtcacaacctggcttgtgggaagtgacaaaaaGCTCTTATAAGACCAGGCcacaaataataatacaataataatcaataattttgctctttatttagccatcttacatataaaacgttatttgttcatcaaaaattgtgaataactcaccaatAGTTAATGAGGAggttgtgcttgaaaggatgtacataactctgcaataactctgcaatgttgggttgtattggagagcgtctcagtcttaaatcattttccacacacagtctgtgcctgtatttagttttcatgctagtgaaggCCGTGAacccactctcacataggtacgtggttgcaaagggtatCAGTggcttaacagcgcgatttgccaaggcaagaaacaccgagcgcagccctatccagaaatctggtagtgacttctgattaaattacattttcacagaaccgcttgttacaatttcgatgaggctctcttgttcagatatcggtaagtggactggaggcagggcatgaaagggataatgaatccagttgtttgtgtcgtccgtttcgggaaagtacctgcgtaattgcgcacccagctcactcaggtgcttcgctatatcacatttaatattgtccgtaagcttgagttcattt belongs to Salvelinus namaycush isolate Seneca chromosome 20, SaNama_1.0, whole genome shotgun sequence and includes:
- the LOC120064789 gene encoding myosin heavy chain, fast skeletal muscle-like; translated protein: MEVRHSPWKSKKASSGNGGLHGDVEPRSDTDQKQLCHPGSRGSGALFLGGPDSNRIRRSSELPPSSDREAAAIIGSSMVHEVEAEQRCGGDAIKVVCKYERRVKEFTYQKNKKYVNRLQDLVDKLQLKVKAYKRQAEEAEVQANTHLSRFRKVHHELEEAQERADIAESQVNKL